TCAGCCCCGGCATCTCGCGCACCTCGTAGAACTGGGTCAGCGCCGCGCGCACCAGGTTCTGCTTGATGCCCGGATAGTGCACGTCGACGATCTTCTGCAGCGTGTCGACCTCGGGGAAGCGGATGTAATGGAAGAAGCAGCGGCGCAGGAATGCGTCCGGCAGCTCCTTCTCGTTGTTCGAGGTGATGATGACGATCGGGCGGTTTTCGGCACGGACCGTCTCGCCGGTCTCGTAGACGAAGAACTCCATCCGGTCGAGTTCCTGCAAAAGGTCGTTCGGAAACTCGATGTCGGCCTTGTCGATCTCGTCGATCAAAAGCACCACCTTGCGGTCGGTAGCGAACGCCTCCCAGAGCTTGCCCTTCTTGATATAGTTGCGGATGTCGTTGAACCGCTCGTCGCCGAGCTGGCTGTCGCGCAGGCGCGACACGGCGTCGTATTCGTAGAGGCCCTGCTGCGCCTTGGTCGTCGACTTGACATGCCATTCGATCAGGTCGAGCCCCAGCGCGGCGGCCACCTGGCGCGCGAGCTCCGTCTTGCCGGTGCCCGGCTCCCCCTTCACAAGCAGCGGCCGTTCCAGCGCGATCGAGGCATTCACCGCGACCATGAGATCCTTGTCCGCGACATAGGCCGCCGTTCCTTCAAAACGCATCCGTCACCATCCAGTCGATTGAGCCGGCGCGACAGTAGGGACAGCGGCAAGAGAGGGCAAGCGTCCGGCTTTCGAACGCGGATAAGAAAAGCCGCTCTGCGCGGCGTTTCCGGCCCGAAAGACGCGAAACGCCCGCGCCTCGACGGAGGCACGGGCGTTTTCGGGTGATCGGGTCGGGCCTGCGCCCGACCGGTCAGCGGCCCGAATAGTTCTGGTTCAGGTTGATCAGGAAGCCGTCGGCACCCGGAACGGTAGCGTTCTGATGCGAGGAGACCGAGAAGCCGGCTCCAACCGGGGCCGTGCCAGCGTTCTGGACGTTCTGCGCGAAGGCGTCGCTGTAGATCAGTGCGGGAGCTTCCTGCGCGGCGGCGACACCGGAGAGGCCGAGGACGGCGACGGAAGCGAGGAGGAACTTGTTCATGGAGGATACCTTTCAGGTGAATGAGTGAACGGGCCTGCGGATCAGGCCGTGGGGGGCCTTAGCGGCCGCCCTGGTAGTTCGGGTTGTTGCGGATGTCGCTTATGGTCTGCCCGGCGCTCTGGACAAGCACGCTTGCATTGCGCTGCGACGTGATGGTCAGGCCGCGGTCGGCCGACGGAGTGCCGGCGTTCTGGACGTTCTGCGCGAAGGAGTCGCTATAGATCAGAGCAGGGGCTTCCTGCGCGGCGGCGACGCCCGAGAGGCTCAGCACGGCAGCCGAGGCGATGAGGAACTTTCGCATTGATTTATCCCTTTTTTGCTGCGAGGCCTCCCGACATTTCGGCAAAGCCTTCGTCTTTCTTGAAATCGAGGCGGCGATAGGTGCGTCGTCCGATGATGCTCAGATGGGCCGGGCCGGGCTGACTTTCAAAACAACAGAAAGGGAAACAAGGTTGACGATCCGATCGCGATTTCGTGACCGGATTTCCCTTGAAAAACAGAGTGTTCACCAACCGTCGCTCCTGACGCAGGGGGAGCTGGTTCAAGGTTTCGCAAACGTCTGGCGGTCACGACCCGGAAGGCTTATATTGGCTTTGACGGTCTGCGCTTCACGGCAGGAGTAACACTTCCCCGGGGCCTTATTGATCCCAAGGGAGCTGTCCCTGAGGAGACCCGTGGGTCTCTTCATACGGCGCCCACCTACTTTGTAGGCACCCGGGATCAACCTCTCCACCGGTCTGCGTGGATCGTCGCTTTCCCTTCGCTAATCCGCACAACGAAGTCGCATGCCGGCTGTCCCGCGCGGCCGGAGGATGGATATTGTCTGGCGAGGAGGGACCGTCATGGACAATCGCGCGATCAAGAAGAGGCTCCGTCAGGACGCGCTCGCCCGGCGCGATGCGCTGCCGCCGGAATGGCGGATCGAGGCCTCCCTTGGCATGGCGGACAGAGCCGGCGAGATCGGCGTCGAGCCGGGCGCTGTCGTCTCCGGCTTCTGGCCGATGCGCTCCGAGGTCGACATCCGCCCGCTGATGTTCGCCCTGCGCGAGCTCGGCGGCCGCCTCTGCCTCCCCGCGATCCTCGACAAGGAGACGATCGTCTTCCGCGAACTCGTCCGCGGCGCATCATTGATCGACATGGGGTTCGGCACCGCCGGTCCGGGCCCGGAGGCCGAAGTGCTCCAGCCGACCCTCATGCTCGTGCCGCTCGCCGCCTTCGACAAGCGCGGCCACCGCATCGGCTATGGGGCGGGGTATTACGACCGCGCGATCGCACGCCTCCAGGCCGGCTCGCGTCCGCCACGCCTGATCGGCATCGCCTTCGATTGCCAGGAGGTCGAAAAGGTCCCCGACGAGCCTCACGACATCGTCATTCCCGAATTCCTGACCGAATCCGGCTTGCGCAGCTTCGCGCCGGCTCTATAGAAGCCGGATGCGTCTTCTCTTTCTGGGCGACATGGTGGGCAGGACGGGCCGCACGGCGGTCTGGGAACGCCTTCCCGGTCTCATCTCCGACTTCCGGCTCGATTTCGTCATCGTCAACGGCGAGAACGCTGCCGGCGGCTTCGGCATCACCGAAGAGATATTCCAGGAGACCTTGCGGGCCGGCGCCGACGTCGTCACCACCGGCAACCATGTCTGGGACCAGCGCGAGGCGCTGGCGTTTGCGCCGCGCGAGGAACGTTTTCTGCGGCCTGCCAATTTCCCGAAGGGCACGCCGGGTCGCGGCTCTGGCGTCTACATCGCAAAGAACGGCGCCCGCGTGATGGTCTCCAACATCATGGGCCGGGTCTTCATGCATCCCGAGCTCGACGATCCGTTCGTCGCCGGTGAGCGCGAGCTCGCGGCCTGCCCACTCGGCGAGCAGGCGGACGCGGTGGTGATCGACTTTCACGCCGAGGCGACCTCGGAGAAGATGTGCTTCGCCCATTTCGTCGATGGACGCGCCAGTCTCGTCGTCGGCACCCACACGCACTGCCCCACCGCCGACCACCAGATCCTCAACGGCGGCACGGCATACCTGTCCGATGCCGGCATGTGCGGCGACTACGATTCCTCGCTCGGCATGGACAAGGAGGAGCCGCTCAACCGCTTCCTGTCCAAGGTGCCCAAGGGCCGCTTCGAGGCTGCGACCGGCCCCGCCACGATCTGCGGCGTCGGCGTGGAGATTTCCGATCGCACTGGCCTCGCCGAGAAGATAGGCCTGCTGCGGCAGGGTCCCCGCCTCGAGGAAACCCTTCCCTCCTTCTGGATCTGAACGGTCGCGCCGCGACTGAAAGCCCCTCCGAGAATTTCCTCGATGTAGGAGTTTCTCCTACATTGACGTTTGCCGGGACGCTCCCTACTTCTCCCGGCAACCCTCACCGCGCGCCCCACTCGGGCCAACACGGAACATCACAACAATGGAATGGCTTCTCGGCTTCTTCGACTGGACGAGCGATCCGACGGCATGGGTGGCGCTCGCCACGCTCGTCATTCTCGAGGTCGTCCTCGGCATCGACAACCTCATCTTCATTTCGATCCTGACCAACAAGCTGCCAATCGAGCAGCAGGCGAGGGCCCGGCGCCTCGGCATCAGCGCCGCGCTCATCATGCGGCTTATGCTCCTGGCCACGATCTCCTTCATCGTGCAGCTTACGACGCCGCTGTTCACCGCCTTCGGCCATCCATTCTCCTGGCGTGACATCATCCTCATCGCCGGTGGCCTGTTCCTGGTCTGGAAGGCGACGCGCGAGATCCACCACTCGGTTGATCCGCAGGACCACAAGGAGGACTTGGTCGGCGGCGCGGTCTCGATGACCATCGGCGCCGCGATCTTCCAGATCCTGCTGCTCGACCTGGTCTTTTCGATCGACTCGATCATTACCGCCGTCGGCATGACCGACCATATCGCGATCATGTATATCGCCGTGATCTGCGCCGTGACCGTGATGCTGCTCGCCGCCGAGCCGTTGTCGAAGTTCATCGCCAAGAACCCGACCATCGTCATGCTGGCGCTGGGCTTCCTGCTTATGATCGGCATGACGCTGATCGCTGATGGCTTCGGCTTCCACGTACCCAAGGGCTACATTTACGCCGCAATGGGCTTCTCGGCCCTCGTCGAGGCGCTCAACATGCTTGCGCGCCGGGCCAAGACGAAGCATTGACGCGACCGTCGCGGGCAGCCGCCTGCGGCGAATCGCTTTTTTGCCGGCCGGGACTGGCCAAAACCCGGTCGGGCGTGTATAGGCACGCGACTTTCAATCAACCGCCGTGTGCGATGCCCGGATTTCGGGTTCCCCGGCTTGTGAGACGCCCGGAGCAGTACAATGGCAGTTCCTAAACGAAAGACCTCCCCGTCGAAGC
The Mesorhizobium australicum genome window above contains:
- a CDS encoding AAA family ATPase — its product is MRFEGTAAYVADKDLMVAVNASIALERPLLVKGEPGTGKTELARQVAAALGLDLIEWHVKSTTKAQQGLYEYDAVSRLRDSQLGDERFNDIRNYIKKGKLWEAFATDRKVVLLIDEIDKADIEFPNDLLQELDRMEFFVYETGETVRAENRPIVIITSNNEKELPDAFLRRCFFHYIRFPEVDTLQKIVDVHYPGIKQNLVRAALTQFYEVREMPGLKKKPSTSEALDWIRLLVADDVDPETLRSDPKNALPKLHGALLKNEQDVHLFERLAFMARRSV
- a CDS encoding 5-formyltetrahydrofolate cyclo-ligase: MDNRAIKKRLRQDALARRDALPPEWRIEASLGMADRAGEIGVEPGAVVSGFWPMRSEVDIRPLMFALRELGGRLCLPAILDKETIVFRELVRGASLIDMGFGTAGPGPEAEVLQPTLMLVPLAAFDKRGHRIGYGAGYYDRAIARLQAGSRPPRLIGIAFDCQEVEKVPDEPHDIVIPEFLTESGLRSFAPAL
- a CDS encoding TIGR00282 family metallophosphoesterase, with translation MRLLFLGDMVGRTGRTAVWERLPGLISDFRLDFVIVNGENAAGGFGITEEIFQETLRAGADVVTTGNHVWDQREALAFAPREERFLRPANFPKGTPGRGSGVYIAKNGARVMVSNIMGRVFMHPELDDPFVAGERELAACPLGEQADAVVIDFHAEATSEKMCFAHFVDGRASLVVGTHTHCPTADHQILNGGTAYLSDAGMCGDYDSSLGMDKEEPLNRFLSKVPKGRFEAATGPATICGVGVEISDRTGLAEKIGLLRQGPRLEETLPSFWI
- a CDS encoding TerC family protein, which produces MEWLLGFFDWTSDPTAWVALATLVILEVVLGIDNLIFISILTNKLPIEQQARARRLGISAALIMRLMLLATISFIVQLTTPLFTAFGHPFSWRDIILIAGGLFLVWKATREIHHSVDPQDHKEDLVGGAVSMTIGAAIFQILLLDLVFSIDSIITAVGMTDHIAIMYIAVICAVTVMLLAAEPLSKFIAKNPTIVMLALGFLLMIGMTLIADGFGFHVPKGYIYAAMGFSALVEALNMLARRAKTKH